Proteins from a single region of Catenulispora acidiphila DSM 44928:
- a CDS encoding MDR family MFS transporter — MLDVGGLPRVFWWVWVSTLVARTGAFVAPFLSYYLTRSLGHSAAFAGFVAALNAGGAAVSAVVGGVLADRVGRRGTLLGALVASAVTLVALGSVHSVGLIAVLAFLAGLANNATRPATGAIIADIVPSGDRGRAYALNYWAINLGFAVAMLSAGAVASHGYSLLFMGDAIANVGCAVVVFFTVPETRPTSVGVAGAGHAGQPERAGTLVDVLRDRIFLGFLGAVLVGAVIYSQAQTVQPIMMGQDGLGPGAYGAVAALNGILIGVLQLPMTSWMRRYTHGSVLAASSFLMGAGFAVPLLISAVGHPMGVYAGSVVVWTIAEIGSTPPQMALGADLAPAHLRGRYQGMSTLAWSVAGIVGPLVGGWALTAIGASAVLWASLLLGAAGVPAWVMLDRRSRTRVATLRAAEAHWEPVLSAIASPEVVSAGVPTSEPEPEPV; from the coding sequence GTGCTGGATGTTGGGGGGTTGCCGCGGGTTTTTTGGTGGGTGTGGGTTAGTACGTTGGTGGCGCGGACGGGGGCTTTTGTTGCGCCGTTTCTTTCCTACTACCTGACGCGGTCGCTGGGGCATTCGGCGGCTTTTGCGGGGTTCGTTGCCGCGTTGAATGCGGGCGGGGCGGCTGTTTCGGCGGTGGTGGGGGGTGTGCTGGCTGATCGGGTGGGGCGGCGGGGGACGTTGCTGGGGGCGCTGGTGGCGTCGGCGGTGACGTTGGTGGCGCTTGGGTCGGTGCACTCGGTGGGGTTGATTGCGGTGTTGGCGTTCCTTGCGGGGTTGGCCAACAATGCGACGCGGCCGGCGACGGGGGCGATCATCGCGGACATCGTGCCGTCGGGGGATCGGGGGCGGGCGTATGCGCTGAACTACTGGGCGATCAACTTGGGGTTCGCGGTCGCGATGCTGTCTGCGGGGGCGGTGGCGTCGCACGGGTATTCGCTGCTGTTCATGGGTGATGCGATCGCGAATGTGGGGTGCGCGGTCGTCGTCTTCTTCACGGTGCCGGAGACGCGGCCGACTTCTGTTGGTGTCGCCGGCGCAGGGCATGCCGGTCAGCCCGAGCGTGCGGGCACTCTCGTGGATGTGCTGCGCGACCGGATCTTCTTGGGGTTCCTGGGGGCGGTGCTGGTCGGGGCGGTCATCTATTCGCAGGCTCAGACCGTGCAGCCGATCATGATGGGTCAGGACGGTCTTGGGCCTGGTGCATATGGCGCGGTCGCGGCGCTCAATGGGATCCTCATCGGTGTTCTGCAGTTGCCGATGACGTCGTGGATGCGGCGATACACCCATGGGTCGGTGCTGGCGGCCTCGTCGTTTCTGATGGGCGCCGGGTTCGCTGTGCCTTTGCTGATCTCGGCGGTGGGGCACCCGATGGGGGTCTATGCCGGCTCGGTGGTGGTGTGGACGATCGCGGAGATCGGGAGCACGCCGCCGCAGATGGCGCTGGGTGCGGATCTGGCGCCGGCGCATCTGCGCGGGAGGTATCAGGGGATGTCGACGCTGGCGTGGAGTGTGGCCGGCATCGTCGGTCCGTTGGTGGGCGGCTGGGCACTGACGGCGATCGGTGCTTCGGCCGTGTTGTGGGCGAGCCTGCTGCTCGGCGCGGCAGGTGTGCCGGCGTGGGTGATGCTCGACCGCCGATCGAGAACACGAGTGGCCACGTTGCGCGCCGCCGAAGCGCACTGGGAACCGGTGTTGTCCGCCATCGCGTCACCCGAAGTGGTGTCGGCCGGTGTGCCGACGTCCGAGCCGGAGCCGGAACCGGTGTGA
- a CDS encoding glycoside hydrolase family 18 protein gives MHDDSSAGDDGSARDIDGGVEGLPVGLAEPDSTEPDLAPKPAQARNPLKRLVAWYRRRPKWWRRALASLVALFALLATLVGTTGVALYAEGAGTPPAAARSTGDDALWLGHAWVGWQAGAAGAPKTEADLQALVAQVRSSGIKDLFVHDGPFEIDGSLNAARSPKAEWFIDAVHRELPGVRVQAWLGQVVGGGGLHLDDAATRGRIVAGVGAALDRGFDGVHFDFEPVSDGDAGFLDLVSATRTVTQAHHALLSVSVPQVEPLSGFRIPGDFLAGHPKWWSQGYLRQVAVHCDQVAVMAYDTSLPTAWAYRGYVARQTQVALNAVPSNVELLMGVPAFHTHDPGHWVQAETMPAALDGVRLGLGAHPSSRPFGVALYVDFAATPADWAAYRTDWLSPDPAA, from the coding sequence ATGCATGACGACAGTTCGGCTGGCGATGATGGTTCGGCTCGGGATATCGACGGTGGCGTTGAAGGGTTGCCGGTTGGGCTGGCCGAACCCGATTCGACCGAGCCTGACTTGGCACCGAAGCCTGCGCAGGCGCGTAACCCCCTGAAGCGCCTTGTTGCTTGGTATCGGCGTCGGCCGAAGTGGTGGCGTAGGGCGCTGGCTTCGCTGGTGGCCCTGTTTGCTTTGTTGGCGACGCTGGTCGGTACCACCGGCGTCGCGTTGTATGCCGAAGGCGCCGGTACGCCGCCAGCGGCTGCGCGTAGTACTGGCGACGACGCCTTGTGGCTCGGTCACGCCTGGGTCGGGTGGCAGGCTGGTGCGGCCGGGGCGCCCAAGACCGAGGCCGACTTGCAGGCGCTGGTGGCTCAAGTTCGTTCTTCAGGTATCAAGGATCTGTTTGTCCACGACGGGCCCTTCGAGATAGACGGCTCGCTCAACGCGGCCCGTAGTCCGAAGGCCGAGTGGTTCATCGATGCCGTCCACCGGGAGCTGCCCGGGGTACGGGTCCAGGCGTGGCTCGGGCAGGTTGTCGGCGGTGGTGGGCTGCATTTGGACGACGCGGCGACGCGTGGGCGGATCGTCGCCGGTGTCGGTGCCGCACTGGATCGCGGGTTCGACGGTGTTCACTTCGACTTCGAGCCGGTGTCCGACGGTGACGCTGGCTTCCTGGACCTGGTGAGCGCGACACGCACCGTGACTCAGGCCCACCATGCGTTGCTGTCGGTGTCTGTGCCACAGGTGGAGCCGTTGTCTGGGTTCCGGATCCCCGGGGACTTCTTGGCTGGGCATCCGAAGTGGTGGTCTCAGGGGTATCTCCGCCAGGTCGCCGTGCACTGCGACCAGGTAGCGGTCATGGCCTATGACACCTCTCTGCCGACCGCCTGGGCATACCGGGGCTACGTCGCCCGGCAGACCCAGGTGGCGCTGAATGCGGTGCCGTCGAATGTCGAGCTGCTGATGGGAGTCCCGGCCTTCCACACCCACGATCCAGGCCACTGGGTCCAGGCCGAGACCATGCCGGCTGCTCTGGACGGCGTACGGCTCGGGCTTGGCGCGCATCCGTCGTCGCGGCCGTTCGGTGTCGCGCTGTACGTCGACTTCGCCGCGACTCCGGCCGACTGGGCGGCCTACCGCACCGACTGGCTCAGTCCGGACCCGGCGGCGTGA
- a CDS encoding acyl-CoA dehydrogenase family protein: protein MSFVEPEERLALRQAVRDLAKRYGPDYVRKQAKAGLKSTELWAEVGRAGYLGVSLPVEYGGGGGGIADLAAVGEELARAGCPLLLIVVSPAICGTIIGRFGTEEQKQKWLPGISDGSFKMAFGITEPDAGSNSHKITSTVRRDGDEWVLSGQKVFISGVDESDAVLVVSRTKDAATGDLKPALMVVPTDAPGFTKTMIEMEIAGPEKQFQLFFDDVRLPADALIGDEDAGLLQLFAGLNPERIMAAAFAIGTAKYALDKAAEYAKTRTVWRDRPIGTHQGVAHPLAQAAIHVELAKVMTQKAAWLYDNGDDFGAGEAANMAKFAAADAAVEAVDQAIQTHGGNGLATEYGLAPLLAATRVTRIAPVSREMILNFVAQHTLGLPKSY, encoded by the coding sequence ATGAGCTTCGTGGAGCCCGAGGAGCGCCTGGCGCTCCGCCAGGCGGTGCGCGACCTGGCCAAGCGGTACGGACCGGACTACGTGCGCAAGCAGGCCAAGGCCGGCCTGAAGTCGACCGAGCTGTGGGCCGAGGTGGGCCGGGCCGGCTACCTGGGCGTGAGCCTGCCGGTGGAGTACGGCGGCGGGGGCGGCGGCATCGCCGACCTGGCGGCGGTCGGCGAGGAACTTGCCCGGGCCGGCTGCCCGCTGCTGCTGATCGTGGTCTCCCCCGCCATCTGCGGCACCATCATCGGCCGCTTCGGCACCGAGGAACAGAAGCAGAAGTGGCTCCCGGGCATCTCCGACGGCTCCTTCAAGATGGCCTTCGGCATCACCGAGCCCGACGCCGGCTCCAACTCCCACAAGATCACCAGCACGGTGCGCCGCGATGGCGACGAGTGGGTTCTTTCCGGTCAGAAGGTCTTCATCTCCGGCGTCGACGAGTCGGACGCGGTCCTGGTGGTGTCCCGCACTAAGGACGCGGCCACCGGCGACCTGAAGCCGGCGCTCATGGTGGTCCCCACTGACGCGCCGGGCTTCACCAAGACCATGATCGAGATGGAGATCGCCGGCCCGGAGAAGCAGTTCCAGCTCTTCTTCGACGACGTCCGTCTCCCGGCCGACGCGCTGATCGGGGACGAGGACGCCGGGCTGCTCCAGCTGTTCGCGGGCCTGAACCCCGAGCGCATCATGGCCGCCGCCTTCGCCATCGGCACCGCGAAGTACGCCCTGGACAAGGCCGCCGAGTACGCCAAGACCCGGACGGTCTGGCGCGACCGCCCCATCGGCACCCACCAGGGCGTCGCGCATCCCCTCGCCCAGGCCGCGATCCACGTCGAGCTGGCCAAGGTGATGACGCAGAAGGCTGCCTGGCTCTACGACAACGGCGACGACTTCGGCGCCGGCGAAGCCGCGAACATGGCCAAGTTCGCCGCCGCCGACGCCGCGGTGGAGGCCGTCGACCAGGCGATCCAGACACACGGCGGCAACGGCCTGGCGACCGAGTACGGCTTGGCGCCGCTGCTCGCGGCGACCCGCGTGACGCGGATCGCGCCGGTCAGCCGGGAGATGATCCTGAACTTCGTCGCGCAGCACACGCTGGGGCTTCCGAAGTCGTACTAG
- a CDS encoding S1C family serine protease, whose amino-acid sequence MTEDIYAGLDDYSRTVVSVADTLRPSVLSVRVRGRTGEGSGSAVAFTGDGFLATSAHVVEGVSAGLAVTSDGDEYGFDVVGRDRLSDLAVLRMPSGRVQAATLGDADTLRVGQLVVAVGNPLGLAGSVTAGVVSALGRSLPTRTARGPSVIDDVIQTDAALNPGNSGGALADHRGRVVGVNTAVAGFGLGLAVPVNATTRLILSELISAGKVRRAWLGVGGSTAPLPSELGGRLGRRTGFGVAQVVPGSPAAQAGVLVGDVLLSVEGRPVDDAQDLQRIMLARRAGAQVAMTLHRRGAMVDVTVVLAELSGV is encoded by the coding sequence GTGACAGAGGACATATACGCCGGGCTGGATGACTACTCCCGGACCGTGGTCTCCGTCGCCGACACGCTGCGGCCCTCGGTGCTCAGCGTGCGGGTCCGGGGGCGGACCGGGGAGGGTTCCGGTTCGGCCGTCGCCTTCACCGGCGATGGATTCCTGGCTACGAGCGCGCATGTCGTGGAAGGCGTGAGTGCCGGGCTGGCCGTCACTTCCGACGGCGACGAGTACGGATTCGACGTCGTGGGCCGCGACCGGCTCTCCGACCTGGCGGTACTCCGCATGCCGTCGGGCCGGGTGCAGGCCGCGACACTTGGCGACGCGGACACGCTACGGGTCGGTCAGCTGGTCGTGGCCGTCGGCAACCCGCTGGGGCTGGCCGGTTCGGTGACCGCGGGCGTGGTCAGCGCGTTGGGGAGATCGCTGCCGACGCGGACGGCCCGCGGTCCGTCGGTGATCGACGATGTGATCCAGACCGATGCGGCGCTCAACCCTGGAAATTCTGGGGGAGCGCTCGCCGACCATCGCGGCCGGGTCGTCGGGGTGAACACGGCGGTGGCCGGGTTCGGACTGGGTCTGGCGGTGCCGGTGAACGCCACCACCCGTCTGATCCTGTCCGAGCTGATCAGCGCTGGGAAGGTGCGCCGCGCCTGGCTCGGCGTTGGCGGATCGACCGCGCCGCTGCCTTCCGAGCTTGGCGGCAGGCTGGGACGCCGGACCGGGTTCGGTGTCGCTCAGGTGGTGCCGGGAAGCCCTGCGGCCCAGGCCGGGGTGCTGGTCGGCGACGTGCTGCTCAGCGTCGAGGGCCGACCGGTCGACGATGCCCAGGACCTTCAGCGGATCATGCTGGCACGGCGCGCCGGGGCGCAGGTCGCGATGACCCTGCACCGGCGCGGCGCGATGGTGGACGTGACGGTCGTGCTGGCCGAGTTGTCAGGAGTCTGA
- a CDS encoding slipin family protein: MITAIVSAIVAAAAAGAVGFGASLRTVKQYERGIVFRFGKVLDSVRQPGLTRIIPGVDRMRTVNMQVVTMPVPAQEGITRDNVTVRVDAVVYFRVVDPARALIYVQDYKYAVSLVAQTSLRSIIGKSLLDDLLSNREPLNQGMELMLETPATGWGVEIDRVEIKDVALPESMKRSMARQAEADRERRARIITADGEFQASSKLADAARIMSETPSALQLRLLQTIVEVAAEKNSTLVLPFPVELLRFLESAGGGAPTQALKAAQKAVDALTTDKAEAVETASETIAIEGGEADAAAAPTADKIPEASPLPDLAPAADAIARPLTEPLIEAPHWRDAAEPSDDSDTSKPSDS; this comes from the coding sequence ATGATCACTGCGATCGTGAGCGCCATCGTCGCCGCCGCCGCGGCTGGAGCAGTCGGCTTCGGTGCCTCGCTGCGGACCGTGAAGCAGTACGAGCGGGGAATCGTCTTCCGCTTCGGGAAGGTCCTGGACAGCGTCCGGCAACCCGGCCTGACCCGGATCATCCCGGGCGTGGACCGGATGCGCACGGTCAACATGCAGGTCGTGACCATGCCGGTGCCTGCCCAGGAGGGCATCACCCGGGACAACGTCACGGTACGGGTGGACGCCGTCGTCTACTTCCGGGTCGTCGACCCAGCCCGAGCCCTCATCTACGTGCAGGACTACAAGTACGCGGTGTCACTGGTCGCCCAGACCTCGCTGCGCTCCATCATCGGCAAGAGCCTGCTGGACGACCTGCTGTCCAACCGCGAGCCGCTGAACCAGGGCATGGAGCTGATGCTGGAGACCCCGGCGACCGGCTGGGGCGTGGAGATCGACCGGGTCGAGATCAAGGACGTGGCGCTGCCGGAGTCGATGAAGCGGTCGATGGCCCGCCAGGCCGAGGCCGACCGCGAGCGCCGCGCCCGGATCATCACCGCCGACGGCGAGTTCCAGGCCTCCAGCAAGCTCGCCGACGCCGCACGGATCATGTCCGAGACGCCGTCCGCCCTGCAGCTGCGGTTGTTGCAGACGATCGTGGAGGTCGCGGCGGAGAAGAACTCGACGCTGGTCCTGCCGTTCCCGGTCGAGCTGCTGCGCTTCCTCGAGAGCGCGGGCGGCGGCGCGCCCACGCAAGCTCTGAAGGCTGCGCAGAAGGCAGTCGATGCGTTGACCACAGATAAGGCTGAAGCAGTAGAGACCGCGTCGGAGACGATCGCGATCGAGGGCGGAGAGGCCGACGCTGCGGCCGCTCCCACCGCTGACAAAATCCCCGAGGCGAGCCCGCTCCCCGACCTGGCACCGGCTGCCGACGCGATCGCCAGGCCGTTGACCGAGCCGCTCATTGAGGCGCCGCATTGGCGCGACGCCGCGGAACCCTCGGACGATTCCGATACCTCGAAACCCTCAGACTCCTGA
- the thrS gene encoding threonine--tRNA ligase, whose protein sequence is MSDFAVTIADGPDRDERTVTVGTTLADLFAGNRSVVAARLTDPTGTRLVDLATLAKAGDVVEPVAADSEDGRAIIRHSTAHVLAQAVQQAFPDAKLGIGPPIRNGFYYDFDVEKPFTPEDLKALESRMQTIIKQGQLFSRRAVTDEDAREELAAEPYKLELIGLKGKASSDDAGEGVDVEVGAGELTIYDNLDAKSGDLCWKDLCRGPHVPSTRFIPAFKLMRSAAAYWRGSEKNPQLQRIYGTAWETRDALKAHLEFLAEAEKRDHRKIGAELDLFSFPDELGSGLPVFHPKGGTIRRVMEDYSRKRHEEAGYEFVNTPHITKGNLYEISGHLDWYKDGMFPPMVLDEGHGKQEYYLKPMNCPMHNLIYRARGKSYRDLPLRLFEFGTVYRYEKSGVVHGLTRVRGLTQDDAHIYCTREQMRDELVSLLRFVLDLLRDYGLNDFYLELSTKDPEKYVGTDEEWELATDTLREVAEGEDLELVMDPGGAAFYGPKISVQARDAIGRTWQMSTIQLDFQLPQRFDLEYQAADGSRQRPIMIHRALFGSIERFFGVLTEHYAGAFPAWLAPVQVVGIPITDAHVPYLELVASKLRAEGVRVEIDSSDDRMQKKIRNAQKQKVPYMLLAGDDDVAKAAVSFRYRSGEQNNGVPVDEAVAEIVKAVRERI, encoded by the coding sequence GTGTCCGACTTCGCAGTGACAATCGCCGACGGCCCCGATAGGGACGAGCGGACGGTCACGGTCGGCACGACGCTGGCGGACCTGTTCGCCGGCAACCGCTCCGTCGTCGCCGCCCGCCTGACCGATCCCACCGGGACCCGTCTGGTCGACCTGGCGACCCTGGCCAAGGCCGGCGACGTGGTCGAACCGGTCGCCGCCGACTCTGAGGACGGCCGCGCGATCATCCGGCACTCCACCGCGCACGTGCTGGCCCAGGCGGTGCAGCAGGCGTTCCCGGACGCCAAGCTGGGCATCGGCCCGCCGATCCGCAACGGCTTCTACTACGACTTCGACGTCGAGAAGCCGTTCACGCCCGAGGACCTGAAGGCCCTCGAGAGCCGGATGCAGACGATCATCAAGCAGGGGCAGCTGTTCTCCCGGCGTGCGGTCACCGACGAGGACGCCCGCGAGGAGCTCGCTGCCGAGCCCTACAAGCTGGAGCTGATCGGGCTCAAGGGCAAGGCCTCCTCTGATGACGCCGGCGAGGGCGTGGACGTCGAGGTCGGTGCGGGCGAGCTGACGATCTACGATAACCTCGACGCCAAGTCCGGCGACCTGTGCTGGAAGGACCTGTGCCGCGGCCCGCACGTGCCCAGCACTCGGTTCATTCCGGCGTTCAAGCTGATGCGCTCTGCGGCCGCCTATTGGCGCGGCAGTGAGAAGAACCCGCAGCTGCAGCGCATCTACGGGACCGCTTGGGAGACGCGGGACGCGCTCAAGGCGCACTTGGAGTTCCTGGCCGAGGCGGAGAAGCGTGACCACCGCAAGATCGGTGCGGAGCTGGACCTGTTCTCCTTCCCTGACGAACTCGGTAGCGGTCTACCTGTGTTCCATCCCAAGGGCGGCACCATTCGTCGGGTCATGGAGGACTACTCCCGGAAGCGGCACGAAGAGGCGGGGTACGAGTTCGTCAACACTCCGCACATCACTAAGGGGAACCTGTACGAGATCTCCGGGCACCTCGACTGGTACAAGGACGGGATGTTCCCGCCCATGGTGCTGGACGAGGGACACGGCAAGCAGGAGTACTACCTGAAGCCGATGAACTGCCCGATGCACAACCTGATCTACCGGGCTCGCGGGAAGTCCTACCGCGACCTGCCGCTGCGGCTGTTCGAGTTCGGCACTGTGTACCGCTATGAGAAGTCCGGTGTGGTGCACGGACTGACCCGAGTCCGTGGACTCACGCAGGACGACGCGCACATCTACTGCACACGTGAGCAGATGCGCGACGAACTCGTCAGCCTGCTGCGGTTCGTGCTGGACCTGCTGCGCGACTACGGACTGAACGACTTCTACCTGGAGCTGTCCACCAAGGATCCGGAGAAGTACGTCGGTACTGACGAGGAGTGGGAACTCGCTACGGACACCCTGCGCGAGGTCGCTGAGGGGGAAGACCTGGAACTGGTCATGGACCCGGGCGGCGCGGCGTTCTACGGCCCGAAGATCTCGGTGCAGGCGCGCGACGCCATCGGCCGGACCTGGCAGATGTCGACGATTCAGCTGGACTTCCAGCTGCCGCAGCGCTTCGACCTGGAGTACCAGGCGGCTGACGGGTCGCGGCAGCGGCCGATCATGATCCACCGCGCGCTGTTCGGCTCGATCGAGCGCTTCTTCGGGGTGCTGACCGAGCACTATGCCGGGGCGTTCCCGGCCTGGCTGGCGCCGGTGCAGGTGGTCGGGATCCCGATCACCGACGCGCACGTGCCGTATCTGGAGCTGGTGGCCTCCAAGCTGCGTGCCGAGGGTGTCCGGGTCGAGATCGACTCCTCGGACGACCGGATGCAGAAGAAGATCCGCAACGCGCAGAAGCAGAAGGTTCCCTACATGCTGCTGGCGGGTGACGACGATGTGGCGAAGGCCGCAGTTTCGTTCCGGTACCGCAGTGGGGAGCAGAACAACGGGGTGCCGGTCGACGAGGCCGTCGCCGAGATCGTGAAGGCGGTGCGGGAGCGGATCTGA
- a CDS encoding endonuclease V has product MLITHEKWPRTAQDAEAEQERLAGSVDVSTPLAPFRYIAGLDVAYAIDSSRVAGAVVVLDADTLAVEDMATAVMDVEFPYVSGLLAFREMPALITALGRLSVDPDVLVCDGYGIAHPRRFGLACHLGVLAGKPAMGVAKTAFVGQAAEPGIQRGEAADLVHGGEVVGAVLRTQLSTKPVFVSPGHLITASDATRLALRLATKYRLPETTRLADQLSRRALAGA; this is encoded by the coding sequence GTGCTGATCACGCATGAGAAGTGGCCGCGGACGGCGCAGGACGCCGAGGCGGAGCAGGAGCGGCTGGCCGGGAGCGTGGACGTGTCCACGCCGCTGGCGCCGTTCCGGTACATCGCGGGGCTGGATGTCGCCTATGCGATCGATTCCTCGCGAGTCGCGGGGGCGGTCGTGGTGCTCGACGCCGACACGCTCGCGGTGGAGGACATGGCGACGGCGGTGATGGACGTCGAGTTCCCGTATGTGTCCGGGCTCTTGGCGTTCCGGGAGATGCCGGCGCTGATCACGGCGCTGGGGCGGCTGTCGGTCGATCCGGATGTGCTGGTCTGCGACGGGTACGGGATCGCCCACCCGCGGCGGTTCGGTCTGGCGTGCCACCTCGGGGTGTTGGCGGGGAAGCCGGCGATGGGGGTGGCGAAGACGGCGTTCGTCGGGCAGGCCGCTGAGCCGGGGATTCAGCGCGGCGAGGCTGCTGACCTGGTGCACGGCGGGGAGGTCGTCGGCGCGGTGCTGCGGACGCAGCTGTCGACGAAGCCGGTGTTCGTGTCGCCGGGGCATTTGATCACGGCGAGCGACGCCACGCGGCTGGCGCTGCGGTTGGCGACGAAGTACCGGCTGCCGGAGACGACGCGGCTGGCTGACCAGCTGTCGCGGCGCGCGCTGGCTGGGGCGTAG
- a CDS encoding MarR family winged helix-turn-helix transcriptional regulator, with the protein MAELLTSRLGYLLKHAQLNFSQSGARALEPLNITGRQLAVLIVLDAAEPLSQLDAAKELGVDRTTMVALVDELEEKGLVERRRSPDDRRKNIVELTAHGKNTLAEGERRHQETEKAFLAGLTPIEAELFVRILKQLAADAEAPDDQPDEES; encoded by the coding sequence ATGGCCGAACTGCTCACCTCCCGACTCGGCTACCTGCTGAAGCACGCGCAACTGAACTTCTCCCAGTCCGGCGCCCGCGCCCTGGAGCCGCTGAACATCACCGGCCGCCAGCTCGCCGTCCTGATCGTCCTCGACGCCGCGGAGCCGTTGTCGCAGCTCGACGCGGCCAAAGAACTCGGCGTGGACCGCACGACAATGGTCGCGCTGGTCGACGAACTCGAAGAAAAAGGCCTGGTAGAACGCCGTCGCAGCCCCGACGACCGTCGCAAGAACATCGTCGAGCTCACCGCACACGGCAAGAACACCCTCGCCGAAGGCGAGCGCCGCCATCAGGAGACAGAGAAAGCCTTCCTGGCCGGCCTCACCCCGATCGAGGCCGAGCTGTTCGTCCGCATCCTGAAGCAGCTGGCCGCCGACGCCGAAGCGCCAGACGACCAGCCCGACGAAGAAAGCTAA
- a CDS encoding LLM class flavin-dependent oxidoreductase yields MELKIGIKTTPMHVSYEDIRRVWQEADEMPEIADAWLWDHMMPLAGDRGGDLLEGWTTLAALAAQTSRLRMGLLVTSNRFRAPAVLGKMATTVDVISGGRLIMGLGVGGTVQPPGAGGIPGENPGVMEYTAYGIPLISPREGIARLVETVTILRRMWAEESFDFEGPFTTLVGNRNSPKPVQAAGPPLLIGAWGDRMLRVVAEHADIWNIPGPPHNSVESLAERSRVLDAQCAAVGRDPGEVVRSVQLIVADDGADEARETIAELVGVGFRHVVVGSRRMYQEDGMKWLLEEVVRPGYEVGAG; encoded by the coding sequence ATGGAGTTGAAGATAGGCATCAAAACCACCCCGATGCATGTGTCCTACGAGGACATCCGCCGGGTGTGGCAGGAGGCTGACGAGATGCCGGAGATCGCCGACGCCTGGCTGTGGGACCACATGATGCCGCTGGCCGGCGATCGCGGCGGCGATCTGCTGGAGGGGTGGACGACGCTGGCGGCGTTGGCGGCCCAGACATCGCGGCTGCGGATGGGGCTGCTGGTGACGAGCAATCGCTTCCGGGCTCCGGCGGTGCTGGGGAAGATGGCGACGACGGTCGATGTGATATCGGGCGGCCGGTTGATCATGGGGTTGGGGGTCGGCGGGACGGTGCAGCCGCCGGGTGCGGGCGGGATACCCGGCGAGAACCCCGGAGTGATGGAGTACACCGCTTATGGCATACCGCTGATCAGCCCGCGCGAGGGGATCGCGCGGCTGGTGGAGACGGTGACCATCCTGCGGAGGATGTGGGCTGAGGAGTCGTTCGACTTCGAGGGACCGTTCACGACGCTGGTCGGGAATCGGAACTCGCCGAAGCCGGTCCAGGCGGCGGGGCCGCCGCTGCTGATCGGAGCTTGGGGAGATCGCATGCTGCGGGTGGTGGCGGAGCATGCGGATATTTGGAACATACCTGGGCCGCCGCACAATTCGGTGGAGTCGCTGGCGGAGCGCTCGCGGGTGCTGGATGCGCAGTGTGCGGCGGTGGGGCGGGATCCGGGGGAGGTGGTGCGGTCGGTGCAGTTGATAGTGGCGGACGACGGCGCCGACGAGGCTCGGGAGACGATCGCGGAGTTGGTGGGGGTGGGGTTTCGGCATGTGGTGGTGGGGTCGCGGCGGATGTATCAGGAGGATGGGATGAAGTGGTTGTTGGAGGAGGTGGTGCGGCCTGGGTATGAGGTGGGGGCGGGGTGA
- a CDS encoding O-acetyl-ADP-ribose deacetylase: MPEPQRQSPPPPPQSHPRITLIRGDITKQHADAIVNAANSSLLGGGGVDGAIHRAGGPEILEACRALRASHYGRGLPTGQAVATTAGRLPAHWVIHTVGPVYSPNDDRSALLTACHTNSLAVADTLGAKTIAFPAISTGIYGWPIADAAHIAIAAITTTATNVKEVRFVLFDDAAYEAFLRATQP, translated from the coding sequence ATGCCCGAGCCGCAACGCCAATCCCCGCCGCCACCACCCCAGTCCCACCCCCGCATCACCCTGATCCGCGGCGACATCACCAAGCAGCACGCGGACGCAATCGTGAACGCGGCCAACTCCTCCCTACTCGGCGGCGGCGGAGTCGACGGAGCCATCCACCGCGCAGGCGGCCCAGAGATCCTCGAGGCCTGCCGCGCACTCCGCGCATCGCACTACGGCCGCGGCCTCCCCACCGGCCAGGCCGTCGCCACCACCGCCGGCCGCCTCCCGGCCCACTGGGTCATCCACACCGTCGGCCCGGTCTACTCGCCGAACGACGACCGCTCCGCACTCCTGACCGCCTGCCACACCAACTCACTCGCCGTCGCAGACACCCTCGGCGCGAAGACAATCGCGTTCCCGGCCATCTCCACCGGCATCTATGGCTGGCCCATCGCCGACGCCGCACATATCGCCATCGCCGCAATCACCACCACGGCCACCAACGTCAAGGAAGTCCGCTTCGTGCTCTTCGACGACGCCGCCTACGAAGCCTTCCTACGCGCCACCCAGCCCTAA